The [Actinobacillus] rossii genome contains a region encoding:
- a CDS encoding Site-specific DNA methylase gives MANQPIFKQAPLPFIGQKRMFLKHFERLLERIPCDGEGWTIVDAFGGSGLLSHAAKRLKPKATVIYNDFDGYAERLKHIDDINRLRQAIYPLLAEYPKSKKVPNDVKSQIIDVIKNFDGYINEHILCSWLCFSGQQVATLDKLFKEDFWHCIRRSDYPSADGYLDGIEVVSESFHTLLPKYQNNLKALFVLDPPYLCTHQASYKQATYFDLVDFLRLIHLTRPPFVFFSSTKSEFVRYVDAMIEDKWDNWQTFQNYERIVVNTSTSYSGKYEDNMVFKF, from the coding sequence ATGGCAAATCAACCTATTTTTAAACAAGCTCCACTCCCATTTATTGGGCAGAAACGAATGTTTTTAAAACATTTTGAACGCCTGCTTGAGCGTATCCCCTGCGACGGCGAAGGTTGGACGATTGTGGATGCGTTCGGCGGCAGCGGTTTACTCAGTCACGCGGCTAAACGTCTAAAACCAAAGGCGACTGTAATTTACAACGACTTTGACGGTTACGCAGAACGACTAAAACACATTGACGACATCAACCGCTTACGCCAAGCAATTTACCCATTATTAGCGGAATACCCTAAATCAAAGAAAGTGCCAAACGATGTAAAATCGCAAATTATTGATGTAATCAAAAACTTTGACGGTTACATCAATGAGCATATTCTATGCTCGTGGCTTTGTTTTAGCGGGCAACAGGTGGCAACGCTGGACAAGCTGTTTAAAGAAGATTTTTGGCATTGTATTCGCCGGTCGGATTATCCCAGTGCAGACGGCTATTTGGACGGCATTGAAGTGGTCAGCGAAAGTTTCCACACATTATTGCCTAAATATCAAAACAACCTGAAAGCGCTGTTTGTGTTAGATCCACCGTATCTCTGCACGCATCAGGCAAGTTACAAACAAGCTACCTATTTTGATTTAGTGGATTTCTTACGGTTAATCCATTTAACCAGACCGCCTTTTGTGTTCTTCAGTTCGACTAAAAGCGAGTTTGTGCGTTATGTAGATGCAATGATTGAAGATAAATGGGATAACTGGCAAACATTTCAGAATTATGAGCGTATTGTTGTAAATACTTCAACAAGTTACTCAGGAAAGTATGAAGATAATATGGTGTTTAAATTTTAA
- the phoB gene encoding phosphate regulon transcriptional regulatory protein, with product MATRILVIEDEQAIREMVKLFLKQKEYDVIEAFDYQSAVKKVEENPELILLDWMLPGRSGLQFIQYLKKTPPFDNIPIIMLTARSTEEDCITCLQAGADDYVTKPFSPKVLLARIDALLRRTYEQNSHLLNRDGLILDQNAKRVSYQNNDINLSSTEYKLLHFFMQHPEKVYSRDQLLDFIWGNDIYVEDRTVDVYIRRLRKCLEPYHFDRYIQTVRGSGYRFSNHFGE from the coding sequence ATGGCAACTCGAATTCTAGTGATTGAAGATGAACAAGCTATCCGCGAAATGGTTAAGTTATTTCTTAAACAAAAAGAATACGATGTGATTGAGGCTTTTGATTATCAAAGTGCGGTTAAAAAAGTAGAAGAAAATCCTGAATTAATTTTATTAGATTGGATGTTACCAGGTCGTTCTGGATTGCAATTTATTCAATATTTGAAAAAAACACCACCGTTTGACAATATTCCCATCATTATGTTGACAGCGCGTAGTACTGAAGAAGATTGTATCACTTGTTTGCAAGCAGGCGCAGATGATTATGTCACAAAACCATTTTCCCCTAAAGTACTATTAGCTCGTATCGATGCTTTATTACGCCGAACCTATGAACAAAATTCTCATCTTTTAAATCGGGATGGATTAATTTTAGATCAAAATGCCAAACGAGTGAGTTATCAAAATAATGACATTAATTTGAGTTCAACGGAATATAAGTTATTGCATTTTTTCATGCAACATCCAGAAAAAGTCTATAGTAGGGATCAATTATTAGACTTTATTTGGGGGAATGATATTTATGTTGAAGATCGCACAGTTGATGTCTATATCCGGCGTTTACGTAAATGTTTAGAACCTTATCATTTCGATCGTTATATACAAACTGTGCGGGGGAGTGGTTATCGTTTCTCAAATCACTTTGGAGAGTAA
- the phoR gene encoding phosphate regulon sensor protein: MMKIRLSYKHIFLETILVLTFSFIFSLLAKDFYFWLVFFLVLALLWHHRNEFKLLEILYPQVESKNRRSVLEYISPSQAYWERKNHKEKIQSLRLLSKINKNIQYLPDGVIICQKDGLIFWCNNTAQEIFSFYWHKKIVKNIFNIIFYPEFKTYFDNPSNQHPLVLLTNNQRYIEINVTIYNESKYLIIARDITQMINLMRTRQTFLSNVNHELRTPLTVLQGYLELLTDSMKENELYHQAIQSMIEQSQRMSNLLDQLSLLAKIEHSTNEHYAVDVSQLLYSLKNNSLILQDISQELTFDIDPNLEILGDESQLQSAVSNLIYNAIRHSGTHSHIHISWKRCPEGVKFSVLDDGIGISEEHIPHLTERFYRVDESRSNQTGGSGLGLAIVKHALEQHHSTLDIQSKKGKGSCFSFIIPERYIVK; the protein is encoded by the coding sequence ATGATGAAAATAAGATTATCTTATAAACATATATTTCTTGAAACTATTTTAGTTTTAACCTTCTCCTTTATTTTTAGTTTATTGGCAAAAGATTTTTACTTTTGGCTGGTCTTTTTTTTAGTTCTAGCGTTACTTTGGCACCACAGAAATGAATTTAAATTACTCGAAATTTTATATCCGCAAGTAGAGTCAAAGAATCGGCGAAGTGTTCTAGAATATATTTCCCCTAGCCAAGCTTACTGGGAACGGAAAAATCATAAAGAAAAAATTCAGAGTTTAAGATTATTATCTAAAATCAATAAAAATATTCAGTATTTGCCTGACGGCGTCATTATTTGTCAAAAAGATGGTCTGATTTTCTGGTGTAATAATACAGCACAAGAAATCTTTTCTTTTTATTGGCATAAGAAAATAGTTAAAAATATTTTTAATATTATTTTTTATCCTGAATTCAAAACTTATTTTGATAATCCATCTAATCAGCATCCTTTAGTTCTCTTAACAAATAATCAGCGTTATATAGAAATAAATGTAACTATTTATAATGAGTCAAAATATCTGATTATTGCACGTGATATTACGCAAATGATTAATTTAATGCGTACACGACAAACTTTTTTATCGAATGTTAATCACGAGTTGAGAACACCGCTTACTGTGTTGCAAGGTTATTTAGAACTACTTACTGATAGTATGAAAGAGAATGAACTTTATCACCAAGCAATTCAATCAATGATTGAGCAGAGCCAAAGAATGTCCAATTTATTAGATCAATTAAGTCTTTTAGCTAAAATTGAGCATTCTACTAATGAACATTATGCTGTTGATGTTTCACAATTACTTTATTCATTAAAAAATAATTCATTGATATTGCAAGATATTTCTCAGGAATTAACTTTTGATATTGATCCAAACTTAGAAATATTAGGTGATGAAAGTCAATTACAAAGTGCGGTTTCTAATTTAATTTATAATGCAATTAGACATTCGGGGACACATTCGCATATTCATATCAGTTGGAAACGTTGTCCTGAAGGAGTTAAATTTTCTGTGTTGGATGATGGTATTGGTATATCGGAAGAACATATTCCCCATTTAACTGAACGCTTTTATCGAGTCGATGAATCGAGAAGTAATCAAACCGGCGGTAGCGGTCTAGGATTAGCTATTGTTAAGCATGCCCTTGAACAACATCATTCAACTTTAGATATTCAAAGTAAAAAAGGGAAAGGAAGCTGTTTTTCTTTTATTATTCCAGAACGTTATATTGTTAAATAA
- the pstA gene encoding phosphate ABC transporter permease — translation MQSYMTSRFKQRKCMNKLMISIAVFAVIFGLFWLFWIIATLVMKGIPALSMDLFFEKTPGPGEKGGLINAIIGSGQMLLVAIFIGAPIGVLAGTYLAEYGKSSKLAAMTRFLNDILLSAPSIIIGLFIYSIYVAQVKHFSGWAGAFALVVIVIPIVVRTTENMLLLIPNNLREAAIALGCPRWKVITMICYKAVKSGILTGILLAIARIAGETAPLLFTALSNQFLSFNMNEPMSNLPVVIYQYAASPFQDWNELAWAGATLITFFVLGLNIFARLYFNNKGK, via the coding sequence ATGCAAAGTTATATGACATCACGTTTTAAACAGCGTAAGTGTATGAATAAATTGATGATAAGTATTGCAGTTTTCGCGGTCATCTTCGGTTTATTTTGGTTGTTTTGGATTATTGCAACGCTAGTGATGAAAGGCATTCCGGCTTTATCTATGGATCTCTTTTTTGAGAAAACTCCAGGGCCAGGAGAAAAAGGCGGTTTAATTAATGCGATTATTGGTTCAGGACAAATGCTGCTCGTCGCTATTTTTATCGGTGCGCCTATCGGTGTTTTGGCGGGAACATATTTAGCTGAATATGGTAAATCAAGTAAATTAGCTGCAATGACGCGTTTTTTAAATGATATTTTGCTTTCTGCGCCGTCTATTATTATTGGTTTATTTATCTATTCTATTTATGTGGCACAAGTAAAACATTTCTCTGGCTGGGCGGGGGCATTCGCGTTAGTGGTAATCGTAATTCCTATTGTGGTAAGAACAACGGAAAATATGCTGTTACTGATACCTAATAATTTGCGTGAAGCCGCTATAGCGTTAGGTTGCCCACGTTGGAAAGTCATCACTATGATTTGTTATAAGGCTGTGAAGTCAGGTATTTTAACGGGGATCTTGCTCGCCATTGCGCGTATTGCGGGGGAAACTGCACCTTTGTTATTTACGGCACTTTCTAACCAATTCTTGTCATTTAATATGAACGAACCCATGTCTAATTTGCCCGTCGTTATTTATCAATATGCGGCAAGTCCATTCCAAGATTGGAATGAATTAGCTTGGGCGGGGGCGACATTAATTACCTTTTTTGTCCTTGGTTTAAACATTTTTGCGCGTCTTTATTTTAATAATAAAGGAAAATAG
- the greA gene encoding transcription elongation factor GreA has protein sequence MKQIPMTVRGAELLREELDFLKNTRRPEIIKAIAEAREHGDLKENAEYHAAREQQGFCEGRIQEIEGKLSNCQIIDVTKMPNNGKVIFGATVVLLNVNTEDEVTYKIVGDDEADIKSGFISVNSPIARGLVGKEVDDTVNIVTPGGTVEFEIVEVNYI, from the coding sequence ATGAAACAAATTCCAATGACTGTTCGTGGCGCAGAATTATTGCGTGAAGAACTTGATTTCCTAAAAAATACCCGTCGCCCTGAAATCATCAAAGCAATTGCAGAAGCGCGTGAGCATGGCGATTTAAAAGAAAATGCTGAATACCATGCAGCTCGTGAGCAACAAGGATTCTGCGAAGGACGTATTCAAGAAATCGAAGGTAAATTATCCAATTGCCAAATTATTGATGTCACCAAAATGCCGAATAATGGCAAAGTCATTTTTGGTGCGACAGTGGTATTGTTAAATGTGAATACTGAAGATGAAGTCACTTACAAAATTGTCGGTGATGATGAAGCCGATATTAAATCAGGTTTCATTTCTGTGAACTCACCCATTGCTCGCGGTTTAGTTGGCAAAGAAGTGGATGATACAGTGAATATCGTCACGCCTGGTGGCACGGTAGAATTTGAAATAGTAGAAGTAAATTATATTTAA
- the pstS_1 gene encoding phosphate-binding periplasmic protein, whose protein sequence is MQIKLAFYAKNFARLQKADLLEEHKLLQFPAIIGGTVPVVNLPGIPAGKLKLSGDVLANIFLGNIKKWNDPAIVKLNDGVALPDKDIIVIYRSDGSGTTFGWTNYLSKISAEWKAKVGEGKSVKWPTGQGGKGNEGVAAYISQLKYSISYVEYAYVKQNNLAWASLQNKDGHFVQPTKESFASAAANAKWNESAGMGVVLTNEPGADSWPVTAASFILLHKVADKPESTKGVLDFFDWAFTKGQNAAGELDYVPLPADVVKQIKTQWQSEIKDTNGKLVR, encoded by the coding sequence ATGCAAATAAAACTGGCATTTTATGCAAAAAATTTCGCGCGCTTACAGAAAGCGGATCTTTTGGAAGAACATAAACTTTTACAATTTCCTGCAATTATTGGTGGTACTGTGCCTGTAGTGAATTTGCCAGGAATTCCGGCAGGGAAATTGAAACTTTCCGGTGATGTTTTAGCTAACATTTTCTTAGGTAATATTAAAAAATGGAATGATCCTGCGATTGTTAAATTGAATGATGGGGTAGCGTTACCTGATAAAGATATTATTGTTATTTATCGCTCTGATGGTTCAGGTACAACATTTGGTTGGACAAATTATTTATCAAAAATTTCTGCTGAATGGAAAGCCAAAGTGGGTGAAGGGAAATCAGTCAAATGGCCAACTGGACAAGGTGGTAAAGGTAATGAAGGGGTCGCAGCCTATATCAGTCAACTTAAATATTCTATCAGTTATGTGGAATATGCTTACGTGAAACAAAATAATTTAGCTTGGGCATCATTACAAAATAAAGATGGTCATTTTGTACAGCCAACGAAAGAAAGCTTTGCATCGGCAGCCGCCAATGCGAAATGGAATGAAAGCGCAGGGATGGGCGTCGTATTAACTAACGAACCCGGAGCGGATTCATGGCCTGTAACGGCAGCAAGTTTTATTTTGTTACATAAAGTGGCGGATAAACCAGAGTCAACTAAAGGTGTATTAGATTTCTTTGATTGGGCATTCACAAAAGGACAAAATGCGGCAGGTGAATTAGATTATGTACCTTTGCCGGCAGATGTTGTGAAACAAATTAAAACCCAATGGCAAAGTGAAATTAAAGATACAAATGGGAAACTTGTTCGTTAA
- the pstB gene encoding phosphate import ATP-binding protein PstB, which translates to MIDMINTKLDVKNLNFYYGDFHALKNINLRIARNKVTAFIGPSGCGKSTLLRTFNRMFELYPTQKATGEINLDGDNLLTSKTDISIIRAKVGMVFQKPTPFPMSIYDNIAFGIKLFEKLSKSEMNDRVEWALTKAALWNEVKNKLNKSGDSLSGGQQQRLCIARGIAIKPEVLLLDEPCSALDPISTMKIEELILELKQDYTVAIVTHNMQQAARCSDYTAYMYLGELVEFGETSKIFEQPNHKRTEDYIRGRMG; encoded by the coding sequence ATGATCGATATGATTAATACAAAGCTGGATGTAAAAAATTTAAATTTTTATTATGGCGATTTTCATGCATTAAAAAATATTAATTTACGTATTGCACGTAATAAAGTTACCGCATTTATTGGGCCATCTGGTTGCGGTAAATCGACTTTATTACGTACTTTTAACCGAATGTTTGAACTCTATCCTACCCAAAAGGCAACGGGCGAAATTAATTTAGATGGTGATAATTTACTGACATCCAAAACGGATATTTCCATTATTCGAGCTAAAGTCGGTATGGTTTTCCAGAAACCGACGCCATTCCCAATGTCTATTTACGACAATATTGCGTTTGGTATTAAATTATTTGAAAAATTAAGTAAATCCGAAATGAATGATCGTGTGGAATGGGCATTAACTAAAGCCGCGTTATGGAATGAAGTGAAAAATAAACTGAATAAGAGCGGTGATAGTTTATCAGGCGGACAACAACAGCGTTTGTGTATTGCGCGTGGTATTGCCATTAAACCAGAAGTATTGTTGTTGGATGAACCTTGTTCTGCGTTGGATCCTATTTCTACAATGAAAATTGAAGAGCTTATTCTTGAGCTTAAACAAGATTATACCGTGGCAATTGTCACGCATAATATGCAGCAAGCGGCACGTTGTTCGGATTATACGGCTTATATGTATTTAGGTGAATTGGTCGAATTTGGTGAAACGTCAAAAATATTTGAACAACCTAATCATAAAAGAACGGAAGATTATATTCGTGGTAGAATGGGATAA
- the pstC gene encoding phosphate transport system permease protein, with product MKEFEHKCYKQKALEFLFRNLTKSFAFIVLIMLGSILVSLIYGSWDSIQKFGFSFLWTDEWNPTQDVYGAIVPIVGTLVSALLALIVAVPISFGIATFLTELAPQWLKKPIGLAVEMLAAIPSIIYGMWGLFVFVPLFQEYIQPHLIESLGDLPYIGLLFSGAPFGVGLFTAGLVLAIMIIPFIASIMREVFDVVPPMLKESAYGLGSTTWEVIWNVVLPYTKNGVIGGIMLGLGRALGETMAITFVIGNSFNLPNSIFSPATSIASAIANEFNEAAGLQKSSLMELGLILFLITTLVLAASRLLIARMTLKEGKH from the coding sequence ATGAAAGAATTTGAACACAAATGCTATAAACAAAAAGCCCTTGAGTTTCTGTTCAGAAATTTAACCAAGAGCTTTGCTTTTATTGTGCTGATTATGTTGGGATCGATTTTAGTTTCCTTGATTTATGGAAGTTGGGATTCGATTCAAAAATTTGGCTTTTCATTTTTATGGACAGATGAATGGAATCCAACCCAAGATGTTTATGGCGCAATTGTGCCGATTGTCGGAACGCTTGTGTCTGCTTTACTTGCATTGATTGTTGCGGTACCAATTTCTTTTGGGATTGCAACCTTTCTCACTGAACTGGCGCCACAATGGTTGAAGAAACCTATTGGACTAGCTGTGGAAATGCTTGCTGCAATTCCTTCGATTATTTATGGGATGTGGGGATTGTTTGTTTTTGTACCATTATTTCAAGAATATATTCAACCGCACTTAATTGAGAGTTTAGGGGATTTGCCTTATATCGGTTTGCTATTTTCTGGAGCGCCTTTCGGTGTGGGGTTGTTTACGGCGGGTTTAGTGCTTGCCATTATGATTATTCCATTTATTGCCTCTATTATGCGCGAAGTTTTTGATGTCGTTCCGCCTATGTTAAAAGAGTCTGCTTATGGATTGGGCTCTACAACTTGGGAAGTCATATGGAATGTAGTTTTGCCTTATACAAAAAATGGTGTGATTGGCGGTATTATGCTTGGGCTTGGGCGTGCTTTAGGTGAAACGATGGCGATTACTTTTGTGATAGGGAACTCATTTAATTTACCAAATTCTATTTTTTCTCCAGCTACATCCATTGCTTCCGCGATTGCTAATGAATTTAATGAAGCCGCAGGATTACAAAAATCCTCCTTGATGGAATTGGGGTTAATCTTATTTTTGATTACGACTTTAGTATTAGCCGCTTCGCGTTTATTGATCGCTCGAATGACCTTAAAAGAAGGGAAACATTAG